The genomic interval ATGATTCTGGTGGTTCTTTTGGTGATCTTTATTCCCTCACTTTCACTTTGGATACCCGAATTAACTGGGTATATCAAATAATTTTTTTTGGAGGTTTCAATGAAGAAACTTAGTGTTATTCTTGTGTTGCTCTTTATCGGAGCATTTGTGTTCGCAAACGGTCAGGGAGAGAACAGCGGTGCCAAGGGTCCCATTACCCTTCGGGTCACCAATACCCTCACCATGGATCACCCGATGAACATGGCCCTTAAGCAGTTTGCTGATGGTGTTACGGAGAGGACTGAAGGACAGGTTGCGGTAGAGTTGTTTCCTAACAGCCAGCTGGGTGGAAACGAAGAGATGGTCGAGGGTGTGCAGCTCGGAACCATCGATATGTGTAACCAGTTTGCCGGTGCTTTTGCTAACTATGTCCCCGAGATGGAGGTTCTTGCTCTCGCCTTTCTATTCCAGAGCGAAGACCACCTCTACACTGCACTCAATGGAAAGGCTGGAGATATTCTCGCCGACGCCCTGCTTAAAAAAGGATTTATGCCCCTAGGATACTTCTACGGCGGGTCCCGGAGTCTTATGAACAATGTTCGACCTGTAAATAGTCCTGTCGATCTTAATGGACTCAAAATTAGAACAATTCCCACAAACATTACCCTCGAGGGCATTAACCGTATGGGTGCCATCGCAACCCCGATGAGCCAGGCAGATGTTTACTCCGCCCTTGAGCAGGGTGTGCTGGATGGTTGGGAGAACAGCCCCATCACCCTTTATACTCTCAAACTGCATGAAGTTACAAAGTATGTTTCTTTGACACGTCACTTCATGACCCCCGACCTTTTCGCTATTTCCGCTAAAACCTGGGGAAAACTCTCCGAAGATCACAAGAAGATCATCGTAGAAGAAGCCAAGAAAGCTGTTGAATACGAACGTAGCATCTGGGCTGAAAACACACAGCAGGCGATGACCGCTCTTAAAGCAGAAGGCGTTGAGTTCAACGACGTTGCTGATCTGGATGCTTTCCGAAAGGCGACCAGCTCTCTGTGGGAAGAGTACGAAGAAAAATATAATAACGGTCTTATTGAAGCAGTCCTTTCCGCTGCAAAATAAGATTGCTGTTTAATTACATCTGAAAATCGGGGCAGGATATCCTGCCCCGATACCAGTCATTTCGTACCAGCATCACTTCCTAACGTTTATAGTTGAAAAAATACATAAGTTGGGTCTATCATAAGGACGATACAGCCCCTTTATCCAAAGAGCGGCTGAACCCATCATAGTGGGAGCAATGTGAATATTTACGATATGGCAAAAGAAGCGGGTGTTTCAATCTCCACCGTTTCGAGGGTTTTGAACAATCATCCAAACGTTAAAAAGTCTACTAAAGAACAGGTCATGGCGGTACTGAAAAAGCATGACTATGTGCCCAGCGCAGTTGCCAAGAGTCTTGTTAATAAATCCACGAATGTAATTGCCGTTATGGCTGTCGATGTACGGCATTTACATTATGCGAATATCGCTTTTACAATAGAGCAAAAATTGAGTGCCAGCGGATACAACACCATTCTTTGCAATACCGGCTACGACCGGAAAAAGATGTTCGAATATATTCGCGTGCTGGCCGAAAAACAGGTGGACGGTGTTATCATGGTCGGTTCTGTACTCTCCTCCGAAGAAACCGCGGAAAGCATAGAAAAGTATCTTAAAGACACCCCCATTGTAATGCATAATACGACTCTTTCCGGACCTAACATATACAACTTCTCAACCGAAGAGTCCTACGGTATTGATTTATCAATGGATTTCCTGGTAAACGGAAAAGGCGTCCGCGAGATTGCCTATATTCAGGATTATGACACCCTGGTTGGAAATCAAAAGCGCCATGAATACCGAAAAAAGCTCAAGGAATTCGGCATCGACTACAATAAAAACCTGGTAGTAAAAACAGATAGTGGACTTAACGGAGGCATCACCGCGATAAAGGAACTCTACCGGAGGAATGCGGATTACGCGGCGATTATTGGCTGTGACGATATCACCTGTCTTGGTGCCATACAGGAGCTTGAACGACTTGGAAAAAGGATACCCGGAGATGTCAAGGTAATCGGCTTTAACAATACAGTCTTTTCGCAAATCTCAAACCCTCCGATGACAGTGATCGACAATAAAGAAGAGATGACGGGCATTATGCTCGCCCGCGCCATTACGGACATACTTCTTGGCCGGGATTTACCGTCCCACACCCTCCTGTACCCGGAACTTATCAAGCGGGGCACTGCATAACTCTATTAAAGAGGCTTGCACAAAAAAGGAAAGTATTATCATGAATTCAAACAAGACTGTCTCATGGGGAATTATCGGTGCAGGGGATGTCTGTGAAAAAAAGAGCGGCCCCGGCTTTTATAAAGCGCCAAACTCCCGCCTCGCGGCTATTACAAAGAGAAGCGAAGAAGGGGCCGCGGATTTCGCTCGCAGGCACAATGTTCCTAAATGGTATACGGATCCTCAGCGGCTGATTGATGACCCCGAAGTAGACGCTGTATACGTCGCTACACCTCCCTACTTACACCGTACATATGCCGAAGCATCCATGCTGGCCGGAAAACCCGTTCTGGTAGAAAAGCCTATGGCCACCAGCATTGCGGATTGCGATGCCATGCTCAACTGTTCCATAAAAACCGGGATTCCCCTGTGGGTTGCCTATTACCGTCGGGGCCTGGAAAAGTTCATCGCAATAAAAGAAGCCCTCAGTATCGGAGTTATAGGCGAGCCACGCAGTGTGCTTATTGAGTTCAGCCAGGATTGTTCACGCTACAAGTCACACGAAGGCGAAGGATTGTGGCGGGTTGATCCCCTGAGCTCAGGTGCCGGTATCGTTGCCGATATAGGTAGCCATATGCTTGACCTTTTAGACTGGTTTCTCGGAACTGTTTCTCCGGCTTCTTCCCTGGCAACTAACCGGGGCGGCAATTATAAAGCAGAAGATATTGTCGCTGCAACAATTATTGTACACAGCAGAGAAAATCCTGATTCCTATGTAAGCGGATCGGCTCTATGGGATTTCTCCGGACGGACAGAAAGAGACAGAACTGTTATCAGGGGCAGCGAAGGGACTCTGGAATATTCAACCTTTGATGACAAACCGGTCCTTCTACAGAAAGATGGATCTGTATCAGAAATGGATCAAAAAGCTTTTCCTGACCATGTTCACCAGGCTATCATTGAAATGATAAACAATGAAATCCGCGGCGGTGTCTCTGCTCCCTGCGACGCGATAAGCGCGGCTCGCACAAACCGGGTTCTCGAAGCCCTTGTTTCTCCCTACTATTCCCGGAAGCAGATGGACTGATTGACGATATTAGTGTAAGCGGTAACTAGTGTCCCAAACCGTGGGGATGATTTGAAGCAAACTCCTTGTATCGCTGGTATTTACCAGTAGATCCGCGAAAAAAAGGAGTTGCAAGCATGTTTCGTCCCTCATTTTGTCCCAACAGGGACTGTCAGAATCACCCTTCCGACCAATCTGTCACCGGTTGGTATGTAAAAAACGGCAGCTACCAATCCCGCCTCTTTGGAAAAATCCAGCGTTTCCACTGCAAACACTGCGGTGCAGGCTTCTCTTCCCAAACCTTCAGCATCGATTTTTTTGCAAAGAGAAAACTTCCCTACCGAACAATCTTCTCCCATCTCTTTACCTCCTCCGGAATCCGGGATACCGCGCGCATTCTGAAGGTCTCGCCGACAACAATCACCAACCGCATCAGCAGGCTTGCACGGCAGGCAATCGCCATCCACGCCTCCTTGTCTGCAGAACTCCATTTAACCGAAGATCTGGCAGCCGACGGATTTGAAAGCTTTGTTCTGTCCCAGTACTTTCCCAATAATATAAACCTTCTGGTTGGAAAGGAATCCCAGTTCTGGTTCTCCTTGGACTATGCCCATTTGCGGAGAAAGGGGCGCATGACCGAGTATCAGAAAAAACGAAACATACAAATGCAGGCCAGGTTCAACCTGCATCGGAGAAGTATTTATCGATCATTCCAGGAGTTAGTGCGTGTATGTCTCGATTTGCAGGAGCAAAGTGCCTGTTCCAGTGTTCAGCTCTTTACTGATGAGCATCTGCAGTATGCTAAAGTGTATCGTGATCTTACTGCCGAAGACCAAAAGCGCATACACCACCGGCGAATCAGCTCAAAATTACCCCGGACACTGCGGAATGATCTATTCAGTGTCAATTATCTTGACCGGGAAATACGAAAGGACAGTGCAGATCATACCCGGGAGACAGTCCGGTTTGCCCGCAATGCGTCCAACTGCATGGAGCGGCTTGCCATCTACCGCTTGTACCACAACTACTGCAAACCTTATCGGATAGCGAAGCAGGGAGACAACACCATAACCCACGCA from Marispirochaeta sp. carries:
- a CDS encoding LacI family DNA-binding transcriptional regulator, with protein sequence MNIYDMAKEAGVSISTVSRVLNNHPNVKKSTKEQVMAVLKKHDYVPSAVAKSLVNKSTNVIAVMAVDVRHLHYANIAFTIEQKLSASGYNTILCNTGYDRKKMFEYIRVLAEKQVDGVIMVGSVLSSEETAESIEKYLKDTPIVMHNTTLSGPNIYNFSTEESYGIDLSMDFLVNGKGVREIAYIQDYDTLVGNQKRHEYRKKLKEFGIDYNKNLVVKTDSGLNGGITAIKELYRRNADYAAIIGCDDITCLGAIQELERLGKRIPGDVKVIGFNNTVFSQISNPPMTVIDNKEEMTGIMLARAITDILLGRDLPSHTLLYPELIKRGTA
- a CDS encoding Gfo/Idh/MocA family oxidoreductase, with the protein product MNSNKTVSWGIIGAGDVCEKKSGPGFYKAPNSRLAAITKRSEEGAADFARRHNVPKWYTDPQRLIDDPEVDAVYVATPPYLHRTYAEASMLAGKPVLVEKPMATSIADCDAMLNCSIKTGIPLWVAYYRRGLEKFIAIKEALSIGVIGEPRSVLIEFSQDCSRYKSHEGEGLWRVDPLSSGAGIVADIGSHMLDLLDWFLGTVSPASSLATNRGGNYKAEDIVAATIIVHSRENPDSYVSGSALWDFSGRTERDRTVIRGSEGTLEYSTFDDKPVLLQKDGSVSEMDQKAFPDHVHQAIIEMINNEIRGGVSAPCDAISAARTNRVLEALVSPYYSRKQMD
- a CDS encoding TRAP transporter substrate-binding protein; this translates as MKKLSVILVLLFIGAFVFANGQGENSGAKGPITLRVTNTLTMDHPMNMALKQFADGVTERTEGQVAVELFPNSQLGGNEEMVEGVQLGTIDMCNQFAGAFANYVPEMEVLALAFLFQSEDHLYTALNGKAGDILADALLKKGFMPLGYFYGGSRSLMNNVRPVNSPVDLNGLKIRTIPTNITLEGINRMGAIATPMSQADVYSALEQGVLDGWENSPITLYTLKLHEVTKYVSLTRHFMTPDLFAISAKTWGKLSEDHKKIIVEEAKKAVEYERSIWAENTQQAMTALKAEGVEFNDVADLDAFRKATSSLWEEYEEKYNNGLIEAVLSAAK